A window of Malania oleifera isolate guangnan ecotype guangnan chromosome 5, ASM2987363v1, whole genome shotgun sequence contains these coding sequences:
- the LOC131155615 gene encoding DEAD-box ATP-dependent RNA helicase 50, which produces MLAIAPSNFKFSGKVPCAFPLFEDFTSCFCSSGHGKECRSRRRAFMRQSSMKWPKARAAVVVSAGYTRTPMGTAGAYQIIDSDTGEKFIIWGGIGEGDDSRIPPKEVLSWKPNDNESISGGTDTIGVSAGINPVTAVANGDSQARATRPAQNFGRLKAHRVKALVKKASSTKQVINQHDHHKQLVDDTSFCGSVSSPPDPAIIGGKNKDAMRHEGSVSIATKTQETGEAMQIRPSQSHKPNIEVSAPDHSGSRVSVTPSKGWGNVEFVHGSKFKPPNLLKQQRLRSFSSDFFSQKTFKVLGCSDNMIESLREQLFLRPSHIQAMAFAPVAEGRSCIIADQSGSGKTLAYLVPVIQRLRQEELQGLSKSFSKCPRVVILVPTAELACQVLNNCRSMSKFGVPFRSMVATGGFRQRTQLENLEQDVDVLIATPGRLMFLINEGFLQFTNLRCAVLDEVDVLFRDADFELALQKLLNASPVSTQYIFVTATLPIEVFNKVVEVFPDCEAIMGPGMHRISPRLEEVLVDCSGDDEAEKSPATAFLNKKSALLRLVEETQVSKTIVFCNKIETCRKVENALKRFDRRGDFMQVLPFHAALAPELRLANMKSFLNSQPEEASLFLVCTDRASRGIDFANVDRVVLFDFPRDPSEYVRRVGRTARGASGRGKAFIFVVGKQVSLARRIMERNKKGHPLHDVPNMQIT; this is translated from the exons ATGCTCGCCATAGCTCCTTCAAACTTTAAATTTAGCGGGAAGGTACCCTGCGCGTTTCCCCTGTTCGAGGACTTCACCTCTTGCTTTTGCTCGTCTGGACATGGAAAAGAATGCCGCAGTCGGCGGCGCGCCTTCATGAGGCAGAGCAGTATGAAATGGCCCAAGGCTAGGGCTGCGGTTGTGGTGTCCGCGGGATATACACGAACGCCCATGGGAACTGCTGGGGCTTATCAAATTATTGACTCCGACACCGGGGAAAAGTTCATTATTTGGGGTGGAATTGGCGAAGGCGATGACTCTCGGATTCCTCCCAAGGAGGTTCTTTCTTGGAAACCCAACGACAACGAAAGCATCAGTGGTGGGACTGACACAATCGGAG TTTCCGCAGGCATAAATCCTGTGACAGCAGTTGCAAATGGTGATTCTCAAGCACGTGCAACGAGGCCAGCTCAAAATTTTGGAAGATTGAAAGCCCATAGGGTTAAAGCTCTGGTAAAAAAGGCTTCTTCCACAAAGCAAGTCATCAACCAACACGATCATCACAAACAACTTGTTGATGACACATCTTTCTGTGGATCTGTTAGTTCCCCTCCTGATCCTGCAATCATAGGGGGAAAGAACAAAGATGCTATGAGACATGAAGGAAGTGTTTCAATAGCTACCAAAACACAAGAAACCGGAGAAGCTATGCAAATTAGACCCTCACAATCTCACAAGCCTAACATTGAAGTATCTGCACCTGATCATTCAGGTTCAAGAGTCTCTGTTACTCCCTCCAAAGGATGGGGCAACGTGGAATTTGTACACGGAAGCAAATTTAAACCACCGAACCTTCTAAAGCAACAGCGGTTGCGGTCATTTAGCAGTGATTTTTTCAGTCAGAAAACCTTCAAGGTGCTGGGATGCAGTGACAATATGATTGAGTCTCTGAGAGAACAGTTGTTCCTTCGTCCTTCGCATATTCAG GCAATGGCGTTTGCTCCTGTGGCTGAGGGAAGAAGCTGTATTATAGCTGATCAGAGTGGATCAGGAAAGACATTGGCTTATCTTGTCCCAGTAATTCAGCGTCTTAGGCAAGAAGAGCTCCAAGGACTAAGCAAATCCTTTTCAAAATGTCCTCGAGTTGTCATATTGGTACCAACTGCTGAGTTAGCTTGTCAG GTTTTAAATAATTGTCGATCGATGTCAAAATTTGGGGTTCCATTCCGATCTATGGTTGCAACCGGTGGTTTTCGACAAAGGACTCAATTGGAAAATCTTGAGCAAGATGTAGATGTTCTAATAGCAACACCTGGTCGTTTAATGTTCCTAATCAATGAAGGCTTCTTGCAGTTTACAAACCTTAGATG TGCTGTCTTGGATGAGGTAGATGTACTCTTTAGAGATGCAGATTTTGAACTAGCGCTACAGAAGTTACTTAACGCTTCACCTGTTAGTACGCAATATATCTTTGTAACTGCGACTTTACCAATAGAGGTGTTCAACAAGGTAGTTGAAGTTTTTCCTGATTGTGAAGCAATTATGGGACCTGGTATGCATCGTATAAGCCCTCGGCTTGAAGAG GTTCTTGTAGACTGCAGTGGAGATGATGAAGCAGAAAAATCTCCAGCTACAGCATTTCTTAATAAGAAATCGGCTCTTCTACGGCTTGTGGAGGAAACTCAAGTTTCCAAAACAATTGTCTTCTGCAACAAG ATTGAGACATGCAGAAAAGTTGAAAATGCATTGAAGCGCTTTGATAGGAGAGGAGATTTTATGCAAGTTTTACCATTTCATGCTGCTTTGGCACCAGAACTACGACTTGCAAATATGAAATCGTTCCTCAATTCTCAACCTGAAGAAGCATCTCTGTTTTTGGTTTGCACTGACAG AGCATCAAGGGGGATTGACTTTGCCAATGTGGATCGAGTTGTACTCTTTGACTTCCCTCGGGATCCAAGTGAGTATGTACGTCGGGTTGGTAGAACTGCAAGAGGTGCCAGTGGAAGGGGAAAAGCGTTCATCTTTGTTGTTGGCAAGCAGGTTTCACTTGCCCGGAGAATAATGGAAAGAAACAAGAAAGGCCACCCGTTGCATGATGTGCCCAATATGCAAATAACCTGA